The proteins below are encoded in one region of Phalacrocorax aristotelis chromosome 13, bGulAri2.1, whole genome shotgun sequence:
- the LOC142064247 gene encoding neuritin-like — MGQRRGTAVLLLALGHLAGLLAPGTACSNVYQGFSHCVLKLGENMAMYEEMDGTELQGLHQVCGYWDEFHTCALTVLWECHKEAADVWEMLRRESRKIKFQGSLFDLCSPSTAQSFAWTHIPNISILGIPFIITWLNL; from the exons atggggcagcggcggggcacGGCCGTGCTGCTTCTCGCCCTGG GGCACCTGGCTGGGCTGCTGGCACCAGGCACCGCCTGCAGCAACGTTTACCAAGGCTTCTCACACTGCGTCCTCAAGCTGGGGGAGAACATGGCCATGTACGAGGAGATGGATGGTACTGAGCTGCAGGGCTTGCACCAAGTCTGTGG gtACTGGGATGAATTTCACACATGTGCCCTGACGGTGCTTTGGGAGTGCCACAAGGAAGCAGCGGATGTCTGGGAGATGCTGAGAAGGGAGTCTCGAAAAATCAAATTTCAAGGCAGCTTGTTTGacctctgcagccccagcacgGCCCAAAGCTTTGCCTGGACCCACATTCCCAACATTTCCATCCTCGGCATCCCCTTTATCATCACTTGGCTGAACTTATAA
- the SYS1 gene encoding protein SYS1 homolog has translation MAAQFRSYVWDPALILAQMVLLQAGYYSSLGLWLALLGTLGSTGPSLHQVFSDEILGFSTPPGRLSMMAFILNALTCALGLLYFIRRGKQCLDFTVTVHFFHLLGCWIYNSHFPSTLTWWLVHIVCTALMAAIGEYLCMRIELREIPLSSAPKSNV, from the exons ATGGCGGCGCAGTTCCGCAGCTACGTGTGGGACCCGGCGCTGATCCTGGCGCAgatggtgctgctgcaggcggGCTACTACAGCTCGCTCGGGCTCTGGCTCGCCCTGCTCGGCACCCTGGGCAGTACCGGGCCCTCCCTACACCAGGTCTTCAGCGACGAG ATTTTAGGCTTCTCAACCCCACCTGGGAGGCTCTCCATGATGGCTTTCATCCTCAATGCACTCACCTG TGCTCTGGGCTTGCTGTACTTCATCCGCCGAGGAAAGCAGTGCCTGGATTTCACAGTCACGGTTCACTTCTTCCACCTTCTGGGCTGCTGGATTTATAACTCGCACTTTCCCTCGACTCTAACATGGTGGCTGGTGCACATTGTGTGCACTGCACTGATGGCTGCTATTGGGGAGTACCTCTGCATGAGGATAGAACTCAGAGAAATCCCCCTCAGTTCTGCCCCTAAATCCAACGTATAG